The following proteins are encoded in a genomic region of Candidatus Zymogenus saltonus:
- a CDS encoding DMT family transporter translates to MEQDKKRKRAIVFILIAAVLWSLGGLLIKIIDWNPMAIAGMRSGIAGLMALGALFVLGRRPSFTLSFSQVGGALVYCATVILFVTSNKLTTAANAILLQYTAPIYVAMFGRWFLGERTTRFDWLIIAVVLGGMALFFLDSLTPGSFWGNVLAIISGVAFGWFVLFMRKQKKESTFESIILGNGLTLLICLPFMFKSMPDSKSWVGLILLGVFQLGLSYILYAAAIKHMTAIDSILIPTIEPLLNPLWVFLMLKERPGPWALVGGAVILVSITARGLMVARRRPTVHRPPPEMPVINGEGGED, encoded by the coding sequence ATGGAACAAGATAAAAAGCGAAAAAGGGCGATAGTCTTTATCCTGATCGCGGCGGTTCTCTGGAGCCTCGGGGGGCTTTTGATCAAGATCATCGATTGGAACCCGATGGCGATCGCCGGGATGAGAAGTGGAATAGCGGGTCTGATGGCGTTGGGCGCGCTGTTTGTCCTCGGGAGACGACCCAGCTTTACCCTGTCATTTTCCCAGGTAGGCGGGGCGCTGGTCTATTGTGCGACCGTGATCCTCTTCGTCACGTCAAACAAGCTGACCACCGCCGCAAACGCCATCCTGTTACAATATACGGCGCCCATCTACGTCGCAATGTTCGGGAGGTGGTTTTTGGGGGAAAGGACGACCCGCTTCGACTGGCTTATCATCGCCGTGGTCTTGGGCGGGATGGCACTCTTCTTCTTAGATTCGCTGACGCCGGGGAGCTTTTGGGGAAACGTCCTGGCGATAATAAGCGGGGTCGCCTTCGGCTGGTTCGTGCTGTTTATGAGAAAGCAGAAAAAGGAGTCGACCTTCGAGTCGATCATCCTCGGAAACGGCCTGACGCTTCTCATCTGCCTCCCCTTCATGTTCAAGTCAATGCCCGATTCAAAGAGCTGGGTTGGCCTTATCCTCTTGGGGGTATTTCAGCTGGGGCTTTCGTACATCCTCTACGCAGCGGCGATTAAGCACATGACGGCGATAGACTCGATTCTGATCCCGACCATCGAGCCGCTTCTGAATCCCCTATGGGTTTTTTTAATGCTTAAGGAGAGGCCAGGCCCCTGGGCCCTTGTCGGCGGGGCTGTGATCCTCGTCTCGATTACGGCAAGGGGGCTTATGGTTGCGAGGAGACGCCCCACTGTCCACCGCCCGCCGCCGGAGATGCCGGTCATCAATGGGGAGGGCGGGGAGGATTAG
- a CDS encoding FAD-dependent oxidoreductase has product METDPLFMPIEIKGVEIKNRIYMPAMHLNMVEDYKITDRIIDFYAERAKGGAGAIVTGYATVNITAGNRMIIGAHRDEFIPGLTKLADAIKGNGAVAGLQINHSGRYNISFLIEGNRPAVAPSAVRSRFTREMPRALEPEEVKETIADFARAAARTKEAGFDFVEVLSGAGYLISEFLSEITNKREDEWGGDFENRMRFGIEIARAVRAAVGDDYPVLFRINGNDFMEGGIGRERTKIYAKRLVENGVDALCINMGWHETRVPTIVTEVPRGAFNYLTAGIKREVDVPVVASHRINDPGLAREMLLDGICDMVAMGRALISDPYLPRKVKGGKEESIVHCIGCAQGCFDHLFEMRAVECLVNPLAGHEKERAIEETKEPKRIMVVGGGAAGMAAAAVASMRGHGISLFEKGERLGGQLNIAGIPPGRGEFLALSHDLAGEVKRSGVSVSLNVDVDEEIVKREKPDLVILATGARPMMLNIPGADLPNVAQAWDVLEDRARTGRRVLVIGGGAVGTETALFLAGKGTPSPEALRFLLIKGAEPPEDLRKIAVKGIKEVMLIEMLDRVGSDIGKSTRWGILQELERAGVNVMTGTKAVEITETSVNVNVSGELKEIPADTVVIAAGSVSHNPLEEKIKKMGIPVKVIGDAGGVAKAFEAVHNGFELGRKI; this is encoded by the coding sequence ATGGAAACCGATCCACTGTTTATGCCGATAGAGATAAAGGGCGTCGAGATAAAAAACAGGATATATATGCCGGCCATGCACCTCAACATGGTCGAGGACTACAAGATCACAGACAGGATAATCGATTTCTACGCCGAGCGGGCAAAGGGGGGAGCGGGGGCGATCGTGACCGGGTACGCCACGGTGAACATTACTGCGGGAAACCGGATGATCATCGGCGCCCACAGGGACGAGTTCATCCCGGGGCTAACAAAGCTTGCCGATGCAATCAAGGGAAACGGGGCAGTGGCGGGGCTTCAGATCAACCACTCCGGCAGATACAATATATCGTTTTTGATCGAAGGGAACAGGCCGGCCGTGGCGCCGTCCGCGGTGAGGTCGAGGTTCACGAGGGAGATGCCGAGGGCGTTGGAGCCTGAGGAGGTTAAAGAGACGATCGCCGACTTCGCAAGGGCGGCGGCGAGGACAAAAGAGGCGGGATTCGACTTCGTCGAGGTCTTGAGCGGTGCAGGCTACCTGATAAGCGAGTTCCTCTCCGAGATAACCAACAAGAGGGAGGACGAGTGGGGAGGCGACTTCGAGAACAGGATGCGCTTCGGCATCGAGATAGCGAGGGCGGTACGCGCCGCCGTCGGGGACGACTACCCGGTGCTGTTCAGGATAAACGGAAACGACTTCATGGAAGGTGGGATAGGAAGGGAGAGGACAAAGATATACGCGAAGAGGCTTGTCGAAAACGGCGTCGACGCCCTCTGTATAAACATGGGCTGGCACGAGACGAGGGTGCCTACGATAGTGACCGAGGTGCCCAGGGGGGCATTCAACTACCTGACCGCGGGGATAAAGAGGGAGGTCGACGTCCCGGTGGTAGCTAGCCACAGGATAAACGACCCGGGACTCGCCAGGGAGATGCTGCTTGATGGGATTTGCGACATGGTGGCGATGGGAAGGGCACTGATCTCGGATCCGTATCTTCCCCGGAAGGTCAAGGGCGGAAAAGAGGAGAGCATCGTCCACTGCATCGGTTGCGCCCAGGGATGTTTTGACCACCTCTTCGAGATGAGGGCGGTGGAGTGCCTCGTAAATCCGCTCGCTGGGCACGAAAAAGAGAGGGCGATCGAGGAGACTAAGGAGCCGAAGAGGATCATGGTCGTCGGTGGAGGGGCGGCGGGGATGGCGGCGGCAGCGGTTGCCTCGATGCGCGGCCACGGCATCTCCCTATTCGAGAAGGGGGAAAGGCTCGGCGGGCAGCTGAACATCGCCGGGATACCGCCGGGGAGGGGGGAATTTCTCGCCCTGTCCCATGACCTCGCGGGGGAGGTAAAGAGGAGCGGTGTCTCGGTAAGTCTCAACGTTGATGTGGACGAAGAAATAGTCAAAAGGGAAAAGCCCGACCTCGTCATCCTTGCCACGGGGGCGAGGCCGATGATGCTTAATATTCCGGGTGCCGACCTTCCCAATGTCGCACAGGCGTGGGACGTCCTTGAAGATCGGGCAAGGACGGGAAGGAGGGTCCTTGTCATCGGCGGGGGCGCCGTCGGCACGGAGACGGCCCTATTCCTCGCGGGGAAGGGGACGCCGTCGCCCGAGGCGCTGAGGTTTCTCCTTATAAAAGGTGCTGAGCCGCCGGAGGACTTGAGAAAGATCGCTGTTAAGGGGATAAAGGAGGTCATGCTGATAGAGATGTTGGACAGGGTAGGGAGCGATATCGGAAAGTCGACCCGGTGGGGGATCCTCCAGGAGCTGGAGAGGGCGGGCGTGAACGTGATGACGGGGACGAAGGCCGTCGAGATTACCGAGACTTCCGTCAACGTGAACGTTTCCGGTGAGCTTAAGGAGATCCCCGCCGACACGGTGGTGATCGCCGCGGGGTCGGTCTCCCATAACCCCCTCGAGGAGAAGATCAAAAAAATGGGGATTCCGGTCAAGGTTATCGGGGACGCAGGGGGAGTCGCCAAGGCGTTCGAGGCCGTCCACAACGGCTTCGAGCTGGGGCGGAAGATATAA
- a CDS encoding nitronate monooxygenase, which produces MKTRMTEILGIKHPIMLSGMSWVSVPEMVAAVSNAGGLGVLATGPLDGEQTRAAVKRIRELTDKPFGANATLLFPGAAQNAAILLEEKVPVINFALGKGDWIVKAAHEYGGKVIATVVNQRHAKRAQDYGTDAVVVTGHEAAAHGGDVTSLVLVPSIADVVDIPIIAAGGFADGRGLAAALALGADGIAMGTRFMTTEESGLHDFFKELSLEKGVEDTIYSDKFDGMGCRVLDTEAARKTIKRGFRPFGALVNSKIIAKQLHLPYMKLLLGVLASGYKTAIQLGYMANGFDAIRRATEDGDNKKGVLTVGQTTGLVRDIPTVAELINRMVKEAEEQQKRLSKMFAL; this is translated from the coding sequence GTGAAGACACGCATGACAGAGATTTTGGGGATCAAGCATCCCATCATGTTATCCGGCATGAGCTGGGTAAGCGTACCCGAGATGGTGGCCGCGGTTTCAAACGCCGGGGGCCTGGGCGTACTTGCAACCGGCCCCCTCGACGGCGAGCAGACGAGGGCCGCCGTCAAGAGGATAAGAGAGCTAACCGACAAGCCGTTCGGCGCAAACGCCACTCTCCTCTTCCCGGGGGCGGCCCAGAACGCCGCCATCCTCCTGGAGGAGAAGGTGCCCGTAATCAACTTCGCCCTCGGCAAGGGGGACTGGATAGTAAAGGCCGCCCACGAATACGGCGGCAAGGTAATCGCCACCGTGGTAAACCAGCGCCACGCAAAGCGGGCGCAGGATTACGGCACGGACGCCGTAGTGGTCACGGGCCACGAGGCGGCCGCCCACGGCGGTGACGTTACGAGCCTCGTCCTCGTCCCCAGCATCGCAGACGTGGTGGATATCCCCATCATCGCGGCGGGAGGCTTTGCGGACGGCAGGGGACTTGCCGCCGCACTGGCCCTCGGGGCCGACGGCATCGCCATGGGGACGCGATTTATGACCACAGAGGAGAGCGGACTCCACGACTTCTTCAAGGAGCTCTCCCTGGAGAAGGGCGTTGAAGATACCATCTATTCCGACAAGTTCGACGGGATGGGCTGCCGGGTGCTTGATACCGAGGCCGCAAGAAAGACGATAAAGAGGGGATTCAGACCATTCGGGGCGCTTGTCAACTCAAAGATCATTGCAAAGCAGCTCCACCTTCCATACATGAAGCTTTTACTGGGCGTTCTGGCCTCCGGCTACAAGACGGCGATACAGCTGGGCTACATGGCAAACGGCTTCGACGCCATAAGGAGGGCCACCGAGGACGGCGACAACAAGAAGGGAGTCCTCACCGTCGGGCAGACCACGGGCCTCGTGAGAGACATCCCCACCGTTGCCGAGCTTATTAACAGGATGGTCAAGGAGGCGGAGGAGCAGCAGAAGAGGCTCTCCAAGATGTTCGCCTTATAG
- a CDS encoding enoyl-CoA hydratase/isomerase family protein, protein MSVVKWEVDGTVGVIVMDNGENRMNRKYVDGMLKAFDEIEADPEIKGVVITSSDQKSWSQGIDLEWMMGRLAENDMQGIKDFLYGLNALFKRVLLFPAPVIAAINGHAAAGGAILSCACDFRFMRGDRGYFFFPEIDIGIPFLPGMIAFSKKAFPYHKFEEAMLTGRRFTAEELERYNVIMKACPDRDSVLVEAIAYAKTFNKGRGIFGVMKERMNAAMAAVIDNEDPEYIESGKLMVEG, encoded by the coding sequence ATGTCTGTAGTGAAGTGGGAGGTAGACGGAACCGTAGGAGTCATAGTTATGGACAACGGCGAGAACAGGATGAACCGGAAATACGTTGACGGGATGCTCAAGGCGTTTGACGAGATAGAGGCGGACCCCGAGATAAAGGGGGTGGTCATCACATCGTCCGACCAGAAGAGCTGGTCCCAGGGCATAGACCTCGAGTGGATGATGGGCAGGCTCGCGGAGAACGATATGCAGGGCATAAAGGATTTTCTGTACGGCCTTAACGCCCTCTTCAAGAGGGTGCTCCTCTTTCCGGCGCCTGTCATCGCCGCGATAAACGGGCACGCCGCCGCCGGGGGGGCGATTCTCTCCTGCGCCTGCGACTTCAGGTTCATGAGGGGGGACAGGGGGTACTTTTTCTTCCCTGAGATAGATATAGGGATCCCCTTTCTGCCGGGGATGATCGCATTCAGCAAGAAGGCCTTTCCGTATCACAAGTTCGAAGAGGCGATGCTGACCGGAAGGCGCTTTACGGCCGAAGAGCTTGAAAGGTACAACGTGATAATGAAGGCGTGCCCGGACAGGGACTCGGTTTTAGTTGAGGCGATTGCCTATGCCAAGACGTTCAACAAGGGGAGGGGCATCTTCGGCGTAATGAAGGAGAGGATGAACGCGGCGATGGCCGCGGTAATAGACAACGAGGACCCGGAGTATATCGAGTCGGGCAAGCTAATGGTTGAGGGGTAG
- a CDS encoding FAD-binding oxidoreductase, with the protein MRDYSFQEAVVENELIEALGPEKVSTSLIDRESYSRDLIVPYNCPLQDEDCPPPLADFVVHPETTSEVSEVIRIANVHRVPVTPQCGGAQGSGSTLPIFGGIVMDVKSLKKVIDIDTGNHTVTTQTGLIGAELEAVLNNEGYTLNHYPQSFHVSGIGGFLSARSAGVLSTKYGKITEMVLGMEVVLPTGDVMRTKAVPNSAAGPNFNYLFMGAEGTLGVITEATFKIRPLPEARKFQALLFADLEAALNASRLIMRRGLWPAAMRISDELETVYFHHRESGSQMTLMFDGFEELCDLERKEAMKIAMELNAEDLGEGPAREWWEEKRFSIAFPSSTHPLFAKPTPGHIRISGCIDSAGTFDYLFKVQRGLKKIVEGMNMFLAAHFSHFYPTGGMIYPTFVSEIKKGPGAVKAYNEVWRRGIELTHSLGGTINHHHGIGLNLGRFMKLELGKHGMETFKSIKRALDPNDIMNPGKLGL; encoded by the coding sequence ATGAGAGATTACTCTTTTCAAGAAGCGGTTGTCGAGAATGAACTGATCGAAGCCCTGGGGCCGGAAAAGGTCTCTACGTCCCTGATAGATCGAGAGTCCTACTCCAGGGACCTCATCGTCCCCTACAACTGTCCCCTTCAAGACGAAGACTGTCCCCCTCCCCTCGCCGATTTCGTTGTCCATCCAGAGACGACCTCCGAGGTGTCGGAGGTAATCAGGATCGCCAACGTCCACCGTGTGCCGGTAACGCCCCAGTGCGGGGGCGCCCAGGGGAGCGGAAGCACGCTTCCGATCTTCGGCGGCATCGTCATGGACGTCAAGAGCCTCAAAAAGGTCATAGATATAGATACCGGAAACCACACCGTCACGACCCAGACCGGCCTGATCGGCGCGGAGCTTGAGGCCGTCCTGAACAACGAGGGATACACGCTCAATCACTACCCCCAGTCCTTCCACGTCAGCGGCATCGGGGGATTCCTGTCGGCCAGGAGCGCCGGCGTCCTCTCCACCAAGTACGGCAAGATCACCGAGATGGTGCTGGGGATGGAGGTGGTGCTCCCCACGGGAGACGTGATGCGCACAAAGGCGGTTCCGAACTCGGCTGCCGGGCCGAACTTCAACTACCTGTTTATGGGGGCCGAGGGGACCCTGGGCGTCATAACCGAGGCGACCTTTAAGATCAGGCCCTTGCCCGAGGCGAGAAAGTTTCAGGCCCTCCTATTCGCCGACCTGGAGGCGGCCCTCAACGCCTCGAGGCTCATAATGAGGCGGGGCCTCTGGCCCGCCGCGATGCGAATCTCCGACGAGCTCGAGACCGTCTACTTCCACCACCGCGAGAGCGGAAGCCAAATGACGCTCATGTTCGACGGCTTTGAGGAGCTGTGCGACCTGGAGCGGAAGGAGGCGATGAAAATAGCGATGGAGCTGAACGCCGAAGATCTGGGCGAGGGGCCGGCAAGGGAGTGGTGGGAGGAGAAGCGCTTCTCCATCGCCTTTCCGTCGAGCACCCACCCCCTCTTCGCAAAGCCGACTCCGGGACACATAAGGATCTCCGGCTGCATAGACTCCGCCGGCACCTTCGACTACCTCTTCAAGGTCCAGAGGGGACTCAAAAAGATAGTGGAGGGAATGAACATGTTCCTGGCCGCCCACTTCTCCCACTTCTACCCGACAGGGGGGATGATCTACCCCACGTTTGTATCGGAGATAAAAAAGGGGCCGGGGGCGGTAAAGGCTTACAACGAGGTATGGCGAAGGGGGATCGAGCTTACCCACTCGCTGGGGGGGACGATCAACCACCACCACGGAATCGGCCTCAATCTGGGGAGGTTTATGAAGCTGGAGCTGGGCAAACACGGCATGGAGACCTTCAAAAGTATAAAGCGGGCGCTCGACCCGAATGATATTATGAATCCGGGCAAGCTGGGACTGTGA
- a CDS encoding (Fe-S)-binding protein, translating to MTEDMIEMTRLCSVCFRMCRDYCSVAAATRKESDSPSNRAFFAEGIINEKRELTPEVVDYFFRCAICRACREACETGQDTGEVMLNARRELDEGLLPQRVKEIREKLINGKLYGKTPKQTKDLLASKKAERSAKTVIYLGDMVRAEGGETIKALFSLLEKLGVDFSVMDEDPDTGGILYYLGFTKDAVSRAEKLSKKVGDLSPETLVILTADDLRMTNLVYSSIGVELKGTNIISLPEYLLKVLRESGPKLSSEKGLRVTYHDPCGLGRELRIFEAPRQIINMVENLEFVELPFSRDRAPCCGYGMGLSYTHPDVAAKMAERIVSIGSMSRADLLITGCPTCRDVILENFSKKVSEKPKIEIVDLPIFLDRILK from the coding sequence ATGACAGAAGACATGATAGAGATGACGAGGCTCTGCTCCGTATGCTTCAGGATGTGTAGGGACTACTGCTCCGTGGCGGCGGCCACCAGAAAGGAATCCGACTCACCCAGCAACCGCGCCTTCTTCGCCGAGGGGATCATAAACGAGAAGAGGGAGCTTACGCCGGAGGTCGTCGACTACTTCTTCCGCTGCGCCATCTGCAGGGCGTGCCGGGAGGCGTGCGAGACCGGCCAGGACACCGGGGAGGTGATGCTGAACGCGAGGAGGGAGCTCGACGAGGGCCTCCTCCCGCAGAGGGTAAAAGAGATCAGGGAAAAGCTCATCAACGGGAAGCTCTACGGCAAGACGCCCAAACAGACCAAGGACCTCCTCGCATCAAAAAAGGCGGAGAGGTCGGCAAAGACGGTCATTTACCTTGGAGACATGGTCAGGGCCGAGGGGGGCGAGACGATAAAGGCCCTGTTCTCCCTCCTCGAAAAGCTGGGGGTTGACTTCTCGGTGATGGACGAAGACCCGGACACAGGGGGCATCCTCTACTACCTCGGGTTTACAAAAGACGCCGTTTCCCGGGCCGAGAAGCTGTCTAAAAAAGTGGGCGATCTCTCCCCCGAGACGCTTGTTATCCTTACCGCCGACGACCTGAGGATGACAAACCTCGTCTATTCATCCATAGGCGTCGAGCTTAAGGGGACGAATATCATAAGCCTCCCCGAGTATCTCCTTAAGGTCTTAAGGGAGAGCGGCCCGAAGCTCTCCTCCGAAAAAGGGTTGAGGGTCACCTACCACGACCCCTGCGGCCTCGGCAGGGAGCTGAGGATATTCGAGGCGCCGAGACAGATCATCAATATGGTCGAAAACCTCGAATTCGTGGAACTCCCCTTCTCAAGGGACAGGGCGCCCTGCTGCGGATACGGCATGGGGCTTTCGTACACTCATCCCGACGTTGCGGCCAAGATGGCCGAGAGGATCGTGTCGATAGGCTCAATGAGCAGGGCGGACCTGTTGATCACCGGCTGCCCCACGTGCAGGGACGTGATCCTTGAGAATTTTTCAAAAAAGGTATCGGAAAAGCCGAAGATTGAGATAGTTGACCTACCAATATTTCTTGACAGGATTTTAAAATGA
- a CDS encoding glycerol-3-phosphate dehydrogenase/oxidase: MKTETEFPEKIWTARERDSYIKELSETEYDVLIVGGGITGGGILRALGLRGIRAALIEKEDFAFGTSSKSTRLAHGGVRYILHGAFGLVSEEARERDWMRGAFPNMVRPIPIVMANYSTAESIFMGGFLRLYDLLSGWGNYRSYRHLSIEDINKLQPNIKIPGVHSASLLYECIINDARLTCEILKEGVLLGGTAVNYVKATKLVKKDGRCVGVEAEDALNRNSLVIRAKSVVSATGSWTDELMPKDRSPIIRPAKGVHIVVKRESIGNMGGLYTKSPEDGRSCFVLAHGDYTFIGTTDTDYKGNLDECYTEREEFEYFKGIVNHSFPEASFEEEDIIGTYAGTRPLVREEGVDEDKTSREEHFEEVSPGFFMIAGGKLTIFRTMAEKLLVYMAERGGIQLKSYNKNRSKSRFMMSMTKDEWDNAVKNIGVGLDEKTMTHLFDNYGKGGLEIIDSVKREPSLGDAIIASQPNIRAELQYCLKYEMITRLKDFLLRRSNLSLYERDKHESMGKGVAAEMASFLGWDEKRTDSEVKEYVRIAEKNRFFLKK; the protein is encoded by the coding sequence ATGAAAACAGAAACAGAATTTCCCGAAAAAATCTGGACTGCAAGGGAGAGGGACTCCTATATCAAGGAGCTTTCCGAAACCGAATACGACGTTTTGATCGTCGGCGGCGGGATTACCGGCGGTGGAATATTGAGGGCGCTGGGACTGAGGGGAATCAGGGCGGCGCTGATAGAAAAGGAGGACTTCGCCTTCGGCACATCCTCGAAGAGCACCCGCCTCGCCCATGGCGGCGTCCGCTACATCCTTCATGGGGCCTTCGGCCTCGTAAGCGAGGAGGCGCGCGAGAGGGACTGGATGAGGGGGGCCTTCCCGAACATGGTGAGGCCGATTCCTATCGTCATGGCTAACTACAGCACAGCCGAGTCGATCTTCATGGGGGGATTCTTAAGGCTGTACGACCTCCTGTCCGGCTGGGGAAACTACAGGAGCTACCGCCATCTTTCTATCGAGGACATCAATAAGCTCCAGCCGAACATCAAGATCCCGGGAGTCCATTCCGCCTCCCTGCTCTACGAGTGCATCATAAATGACGCCAGGCTCACCTGCGAGATATTAAAGGAGGGCGTCCTTCTGGGGGGCACCGCCGTAAACTACGTCAAGGCGACAAAGCTGGTCAAAAAAGACGGGAGGTGTGTAGGCGTCGAGGCCGAAGACGCCCTTAACCGTAATTCCCTCGTTATCAGGGCCAAGAGCGTCGTCAGCGCCACCGGCTCATGGACCGACGAGCTTATGCCCAAGGATCGAAGCCCCATAATAAGGCCCGCCAAGGGGGTACACATAGTCGTCAAGAGGGAGTCGATCGGCAACATGGGCGGCCTCTACACAAAAAGCCCCGAGGACGGGAGGAGCTGCTTCGTCCTGGCCCACGGCGACTATACCTTCATCGGCACAACGGATACCGACTACAAGGGCAACCTCGACGAGTGTTACACCGAGAGGGAGGAGTTCGAGTATTTCAAGGGTATTGTAAACCACAGCTTTCCCGAGGCAAGCTTCGAGGAGGAAGACATCATCGGGACATACGCGGGGACGAGGCCCCTGGTTCGCGAGGAGGGAGTCGACGAGGACAAGACCTCCAGGGAAGAGCACTTCGAGGAGGTAAGCCCCGGCTTCTTTATGATCGCCGGCGGAAAGCTCACCATATTCAGGACGATGGCCGAAAAGCTCCTCGTATACATGGCGGAAAGGGGCGGGATCCAGTTAAAAAGCTATAACAAAAATAGATCGAAGTCCCGCTTCATGATGTCCATGACGAAAGACGAGTGGGATAACGCCGTAAAGAATATCGGCGTCGGCCTTGACGAGAAGACGATGACCCACCTCTTCGATAACTACGGAAAGGGAGGCCTTGAGATCATCGACTCCGTAAAGAGGGAGCCATCCCTGGGAGACGCCATAATTGCGAGCCAGCCTAACATCAGGGCGGAGCTCCAATACTGTCTGAAGTACGAGATGATAACGAGGCTGAAGGACTTTTTATTGAGGAGGTCGAACCTCTCCCTGTACGAGAGGGACAAGCACGAATCTATGGGGAAAGGCGTGGCGGCCGAGATGGCGAGCTTCCTGGGCTGGGACGAAAAGCGGACCGACAGCGAAGTCAAAGAATACGTGCGGATAGCCGAGAAGAACCGCTTCTTCCTCAAAAAGTAG
- a CDS encoding FGGY-family carbohydrate kinase, producing MKGSDERGDLILAIDSGTQNVKAAIFDLDGNELALSRLSHTPNESPQPQWIEHDPEDYWEKMCKAVKEAISAVGKDNAKRIKAVGVTSQRGTEIATDRDGNPIRPAIVYNDNRTTEGLKKLGGFWGLFFKAIRMYSAIEYVREHSKFVWIKNYEPEIYEKTHIFMQVASFLTFRLTGEVKESVGTMVGMFPFDYNKLKFYPQKGIHDIFGITPKQLPEVVPAGSVIGHITKSASAATTIPEGIPVVVGGGDVQSALVGMGVVNERSAALVLGSTVDFDIPSKKYVKDKEIRFISWPAAVPNYYIMEAGVGAGFVTVTWFKNELAHLESEMSKKSGRSPEEILDEAIKDIPPGSLGLIVQPYWSPPFHRDRARGAIIGFTISHGRAHIYRAILEGLALETRAGYDAINEVSGVKIDEIRVSGGGSNSNMVLTITANVLGIPTVRMKVSEAAALGAAICAAHGAGLVSSVEEAIERMVHTTDRFEPNPETMATYNKIYKVYKEIYPRMEELYHETTDMATSADLT from the coding sequence ATGAAAGGAAGCGATGAAAGGGGCGACCTTATCCTCGCCATAGACAGCGGGACGCAGAACGTCAAGGCCGCAATCTTCGACCTCGACGGGAACGAGCTCGCCCTGTCGAGGCTCTCCCACACCCCCAACGAATCCCCCCAGCCCCAGTGGATCGAGCACGACCCCGAGGACTACTGGGAGAAGATGTGCAAGGCCGTCAAGGAAGCGATCTCCGCCGTCGGCAAAGACAACGCAAAGCGGATCAAGGCCGTGGGGGTCACCTCCCAGAGAGGAACCGAGATAGCGACGGACAGAGACGGAAATCCGATCCGTCCCGCCATCGTCTACAACGACAACCGCACAACCGAAGGCCTTAAAAAGCTGGGAGGTTTCTGGGGGCTCTTCTTCAAGGCGATTAGGATGTACAGCGCCATCGAATACGTGAGGGAGCACTCGAAGTTCGTCTGGATAAAGAATTACGAGCCGGAGATCTACGAGAAGACCCACATATTCATGCAGGTGGCGAGCTTTCTGACCTTCAGGCTGACGGGCGAGGTCAAGGAGTCGGTTGGGACGATGGTGGGGATGTTCCCCTTCGACTACAACAAGCTCAAGTTCTATCCCCAAAAGGGAATTCACGACATCTTCGGGATTACCCCGAAGCAGCTCCCGGAGGTGGTGCCGGCGGGAAGTGTTATCGGGCATATAACCAAATCCGCATCCGCGGCCACAACCATCCCAGAGGGGATTCCGGTGGTGGTGGGCGGGGGCGACGTCCAGTCCGCTCTCGTCGGCATGGGGGTGGTCAACGAGAGGAGCGCCGCGCTCGTCCTCGGCTCTACAGTAGACTTCGACATCCCCTCGAAAAAATACGTCAAGGATAAAGAGATCAGGTTCATCTCCTGGCCTGCGGCTGTCCCGAACTACTACATAATGGAGGCGGGCGTTGGGGCTGGATTCGTCACCGTGACGTGGTTCAAGAACGAGCTCGCCCACCTCGAATCCGAGATGTCGAAGAAGAGCGGAAGGTCCCCCGAGGAGATCCTGGACGAAGCGATAAAGGACATCCCGCCAGGGTCGCTGGGGCTTATCGTCCAGCCCTACTGGTCGCCGCCGTTTCACAGGGACAGGGCGAGGGGCGCCATAATAGGCTTTACGATCTCCCACGGCAGGGCGCACATCTACAGGGCGATCCTCGAGGGACTCGCCCTGGAGACGAGGGCCGGATATGACGCGATCAACGAGGTGTCAGGGGTCAAGATCGACGAGATCAGGGTCTCCGGCGGCGGCTCCAACAGCAACATGGTCCTTACCATCACGGCCAACGTCCTCGGAATCCCCACGGTAAGAATGAAGGTCTCGGAGGCGGCGGCCCTGGGAGCGGCGATATGCGCCGCCCACGGCGCCGGCCTCGTCTCTTCGGTCGAAGAGGCGATCGAGAGGATGGTCCACACAACCGACCGCTTCGAGCCGAATCCGGAGACAATGGCCACATACAATAAAATATACAAGGTCTATAAGGAAATATATCCGAGGATGGAAGAGCTGTATCACGAGACAACCGATATGGCGACATCCGCAGATTTAACCTAA